The DNA segment ATAGATATGCAGCACAGTATGCGTGGGCGCTTCGCCCAAACCGTTGTCAGTCTCGTGCGCCATGGTCTTGGCGTTGCGTTGATCGACCGCTTTTCTGTTGCCGAAGTGTACATGCCAGGAATCGTGCGCCGCCCTCTGAAGGAGGCCAGTTGCATACGCAGCTACGTGGTCAAAAAGCAGGGGCGCGTTTTATCCAGCTTTGCCGAATACGCGATAACACAGTTTCGCAAAGAACTGGTGCTCGCAGCGACTGAGCCGCTAAGCTCCTAAGATCACACCACTTTTGCGCACAAAACTGTGCGATGGCAAATATAAAATAACAGTATGTTAATAATATCAAAGTTTCGGTATTTGACGTTATTCACAATTTGCATATCTGTTATGCATAGGGAGCCAAGGACAGAGGCTCTGCAAAACATTGATGGGAGGACATCTATGAAACGTTTTTTGATCGGCGCAGTCTCTGCACTGAGCCTTATGTCTGCTGCGGCCGTGGCACAAGAATACCAGCTAAGGAAATCCAAGGGATCATCCAATGGGGAGCCGGTGGTTCTACAGACACAGTGATGCGCGCTGTGACGCCGCATGCGGAAGACATCTTGGATGGCACGATCGTGTTGCAGAACATGACAGGTGGTGTTGGCGCAATCGCGTTGAACCATGTCGCAACCGAAGATGCCGATGGCTACAAAATCTTGATGGGTGCCGAAAACCCGCTGTTGTACAAAGTCATGGGCTTTGGCGACAAAGATTACTCCGACTTTACCCGATCAACATTCTGGCCCGCGGCACGCCCATTCTTGTGGCTGGAACTGATGCGCCGTTTGACGATTACGCCGGCATGATCGCATATATCAAAGAGCATCCGGGTGAAGTGCGCCTTGGCTCCACAGGTCCGGGCGGTGTGCCCTCTGTTGTCACCGCGATGATCGAAACCGTCGAAGGTGATCTGGACGTGATTTCTGTGCCTTACGATGGTGACGGCCCGGCATTGACCGCCTGCAAGGGGGCGCCATCGACGTGATGCCTGCGGTTTTGGGAGCTGCAATTGAAAGCGTGCGCGCCGGTAAAATCAAGGCCCTCGCCGTGGTCGATGTGCAAGAAAACGAATACCTTCCGGGCGTTGCTCCGGTGACGCAAACCAATGAAGGCTTTGCGACCTATCTGCCCTGGGGCCGTTCTTTGGCGTTTTCGTCAAAAAAGGCACACCGGATGAGATTGTCAAAAAACTCGAAGGCGCTTTTGCCGTGGCCGCGACCAACCCGGACTTTACCGACCTGATGGAAACCCGTGGCTTTACCTTGATGAGCATTTCGGGCGACGAAGCCGAGGCCTTCCTGACCAAATGGCAGCAAGGCACCACGTGGTTGCTGCAAGATGCTGGCATGACCAAATCTTCACCGGAAGAGTTCGGCATCTCCCGTCCGGGCGAATAAGCACCAGACGTCCAAAACACGTTCGGCTTTGCCGAACACTGGCACCGCCCTTTCCGGTAAGGGCGGTGTTTCAATTCACAGCAGACAAACTCTTGGAGGAGAGATGCAAGATCACGTTCATCATCATGACTCGACACGGGACGGTTCATCTGACGCCACCCCTGGTGGCATCGTCGACAAACGTCGTCCTGGCGAGCTTGTCTTTACCGCATGTCTCGTGATCTTCAGCGGTGTTCTGCTGTGGAACGCCTATGGAATCTCCGGCTTTGAGGCGCTGTCCGGCGCGGGCTCTGTCCCCATGGCCACAGCGGCCGTGATGCTGATCAGTGTGGTGATTGTCTTTTGGCGCACTGTAAAACTGTCGAAAACAGAAGACGAAACCGTGATGGAAGACATCACGCCCCCGCTCGTTATCATCCTTGCCCTGTTTCTCGTCGCCTATGGCATCCTCTTGAAACCGCTTGGATTTTTGCCAACATCTGCGCTCTTCCTCATCGCGTCGATCAAACTTCTCTCCAAACGTAGCTGGGGCTTCACCCTGCTCGTCTCGCTGGGCAGCCTGCTCGCGATCTATTTGGTGTTCCGCATCGTGTTCACCGTGCTGATGCCCGCAGGCATCGTTCCCGAGGCTGAAATGCTTCAGCTGTTGCGCAATCTTTTTAAAGGAGGTGCATGATGGACGCGTTCATGGCATTTCTGACGATTTTCACCCATCCTGAGCTGTTGTTGCTGGTTGGCGTGGGCACCTTCGCTGGCGTTTACGTCGGCGCGATCCCCGGCCTGTCTGTGACCATGGCCGTGTCGATCCTCATTTCCTTCACCTTCTCATGGGATGTTTTACCCGCGATTTCGCTGATGATCGGCATCTATATGGGCGGCGTGTACGGCGGCTCGCGCACGGCAATCCTATTGAATATCCCCGGCGCGCCCTCCGCCATCGCCACCGCGATGGACGGCTATCCCATGGCGCAGCGCGGCGAAGCCGGTGAAGCCATCGGAACCACCACTGTCATGTCATTTTTCGGTGGTTTGGTCGGGATCGTTGTGCTGGCCGTCCTGGCCCCGGTTGTCTCGGATTTCGCTCTTAAATTCCAACCGCGTGATTATATGCTCTTGGCCGTTCTCGGAATTTTGCTGGTCGGCTCTTTGTCCTCTGGGTCGTTAGTCAAAGGCATCTTTGCCGGCGCTCTTGGGATTGCCATTGGCGCGGTCGGCATGGACCCGTTGACCTTTACCGAACGTTTCACTTTTGACATCCCGTTGATGCGCGGTGGCATCAATTTTATCGCCGTGATGATCGGCATGTTTGGTGTCTCTGAGGCGCTGATGCAGTTGCATCACGTCGATACCCCCGCGATCCGCCAAAAAATCAACAGGATCGTTCCCTCCTTTGGCACGATCCGCAAACACTTGCCACTGTCACTTCAGACCTCGACCATCGGGGTTCTGATCGGCGCACTCCCCGGAACCGGCGGCGATATCGCGGCGCTGATGGCCTATGACCACGCCAAACGCGTCACCAAAAACCCGTCGCGTCCCTTTGGCGAAGGCGCGATTGAGGGTCTTGTGGCACCTGAAACCGCCAATAATGCCGCCGTGGGTGGCGCCTTTATCCCGATGATGACGCTCGGCATTCCGGGCGATGCGGTGACCGCGATCATGATCGGCGCACTGTTCATTCACGGGTTGAACCCCGGCCCGATGCTGATGGTCGAACAACCCGATATGTTCTGGTTCATCGTCGGCGCTTTGGTCATGGCCAACTTCTTTATGCTGCTGTTTGGCCTCACCGGCATCAAACTGTTCACCAAGATCGTCGAAATGCCGCGCGCGGTGTTGATCCCGTTGATCCTGCTCTTGTCCATCGTCGGGGCCTATGCCGTGAACAATTCGATCACCGATGTCTATTGGATGCTTGGCTTTGGTGTCTTCGGCTACTTCATGCGCCATTATGGCTATCCGCTTGGTCCCGTGATCCTCGGTGTGATCCTGTCGCGCCTTTTGGATGACAACTGGCGGCGCGCCATCATCTCTGAACGCGAAGATTTGGGTCGGTTTTTCCATGGCATCCTGACCAGCCCACTGTCGCTCGTGCTGTTTGTGGCCGTGATCCTGATCTTTGTATCGCAAACCCCGCTTTGGACCAAATTCCGCAAGAAAGAGACCGCTTCAAAATGAGTGCTCCCGACATCCTCCTCGGCCTGATTGGTGACAATATCGCCGCCTCCCGCTCCCCGCGTCTGCATGAGCTCTGCGGCGCACAAAACGGCAAACATGTCCGCTATGACCGGCTTGTTCCGCATGACATCGGTGCAAGTTGGGAGGTGATTTTCGCGGGGCTGGCGGCCAAGGGCTATCGCGGCACCAATGTGACCTATCCCTACAAGGAAAAGGTTGTGGCCAAAGTCGAGATCGACGATCCGCTGGTGCGGGCCATCGGCGCGGTCAATACCGCGATTTTCGAGGGCGGCCATGCCAAAGGCTTTAACACCGACTATTCCGGCTTTGTTGCCGCCTACACACGCCAGCGCGGCGAGAATCCAACAGGGATCACGCTGATGATCGGCACCGGCGGTGTTGGTCGCGCCGTGGCCTTTGGCCTCATTGCCCTTGGTGCGGCTGAAATCCGTCTGGTCGATATGGACCGCAGCAAAGCCGAGGCCCTTGCCGCCGATCTGCGCAACGCCGCGCCCGACACCACGGTCACGGTTTTTGACAGCGCAGTTGAGGCTGCCAAAGGGGCCGCCGGTTTGATCAATTGCACGCCCGTTGGTATGGTCGGCAAAGAGGGAACCCCCCTGCCCGCCACGGCGATGGAGGGGGGCGAATGGGCCTTTGATGCGGTTTACACACCTGTCGAGACCGAATTTTTGACCGATGCCGCGGCCCGTGGCCTCGACATCATCTCGGGCTGGGAATTGTTCTTTTTCCAAGGCGTTCATGCCTGGGGGCTGTTCACCGACCTACCGCTTGACCAAGACCGCCTGCGCCAAGATCTTTTGTCCTAAGCCGTCCAAGGAGTCCTGCCATGAAAACCTCGATTGCGACCGTTTCTGTTTCCGGCGATTTGCGCGAAAAACTCGACGCCATTGCGGCGGCAGGCTTTGATGGGATCGAGATTTTCGAACAAGACTTCATCGCCTTTGACGGCAGCCCACGCGATGTGGGAAATATGATCCGCGATCACGGGTTGGAGATTTCGCTGTTCCAACCCTTTCGCGATTTCGAGGGCCTACCCGAACCGCTACGCGCCAAGGCCTTTGACCGGGCCGAACGCAAATTCGACCTCATGCAGGAGCTTGGCACCGACTTGGTGCTGGTCTGTTCATCGTGCCATCCGCAGGCTTTGGGCGGGATTGACCGCGCCGCAGCCGATTTTCACGCGCTGGGTGAACGGGCTGCCAAACGCGGTTTGCGTGTCGGCTATGAGGCGCTGTGTTGGGGCAAACATGTGAACGATCATCGCGACGCATGGGAAATCGTGCGCCGGGCTGATCATCCGAACATCGGTGTCATCCTCGACAGTTTTCACACCCTGGCCCGCAAAATTTCGCCCGACAGCATTCGGTCGATCCCCGGCAACAAAATCTTTTTCGTTCAGATGGCCGATGCGCCGATGATCGACATGGATCTGCTCTATTGGTCGCGCCATTTCCGCAATATGCCCGGCGAGGGTGATCTTGATGTGACGGGCTTCACCCGCGCCGTCATGGCAGCGGGGTATACGGGGCCGATTTCTCTGGAGATTTTCAACGATCATTTCCGTGGCTCCAACACCAAACAAGTTGCCAATGATGGGTATCGCTCGCTCATCGCCCTGATGGATGATGTGCATCGCGCCGAACCCGGTCTCAAACTCGATCTGCCCAGCCTGCCCCAACGCGTGAAGCCCGAAGGCGTGTCCTTCATCGAATTCGCCTCCCGTGGCAAAGAGGCCGAAACCCTGGGCGAGCTGCTCAAAACGCTCGGGTTTGCCCACGCCGCCACCCATCGCAACAAAGCCGTCACACTGTGGCAACAGGGCGACATCCGCCTTGTCGTCAACGAGGAAACCGACGGCCATGCTGCCCATGCCTATAACGCGCGGGGCACGACCGTTTGCGATCTTGGCATCTTGGTCAACTCCGCACAGGACGTGATCACCCGCGCCACAGCCACGGGGGCACAGAGTTTTTCCCAAGACCTCGACATTGGCGAATTGGACATTCCGGCGATCCGGGGCCTTGGCGGCTCCGTGATGCATTTCATCGACAAAGAGACGGGTCTGGATCGGGTCTGGGAGGTGGAATTTAGGGCCGAAGAGGCGCCCGATTTGACCGGGGTCGGTCTGATGCATATCGACCATATCGCCCAGACGATGAGCTATGAGGATATGCTGAGTTGGACCCTGTTCTACACCGCCATTTTTGATGTCGAGAAAAGTCCGATGGTCGATGTCATCGACCCGGACGGGTTGGTGCGATCACAGGTGATCGAAACCCGCGATGGGGCATTTCGGATCACCCTCAACGGCGCGGACACGCATCGCACTTTGGCGGGGCGGTTTCTGGCCGATACCTTTGGCGCTTCGGTGCAACACATCGCGCTGGCAACGGCTGATATTTTTGACACCGCCGCGAGATTGGCAGAGCGCGGCTTTGCGCCCCTGCCGATTTCCCCCAACTATTACGACGATCTCGCCGCACGGTTCGATTTCCCGCCGGGCCTTCTTGAAAAAATGAAAGCCGCGCATGTGCTCTATGATCGCGATGAGACAGGCGAGTTCTTTCAGCTCTATTCCGGCAGTTTCGCCGGTGGGTTGTTCTTTGAAATCCTTCAACGTGGAAGCTACATGGGATTTGGCGCGCCGAACGCGCCGTTCCGTATTGCCGCCCAAAAACGGCGCCTGCGCCCCAAAGGTATGCCGTTGCGCTGACCGATCAGCTCGGCAGGTTGTTCAGCCCTGTCGCCGACACGCCGCCATCGGCCAAAAGGGTCTGGCCTGTGACATAGGCGGCACCGTCCCCGGCCAAAAAGGCGACGATGGCGGCGATGTCTTCAGGCCGCCCAACCCGGCCCAAAGGCACTCTTTGCGCGCGGGCTTGCTCCAACCCTTCCTTGGCATAGATTGCCGCCGTCAGAGGCGTGCGGATCATCCCCGGGGCCACCGCATTGACCCGAATGCCATCGGACGCCCATTCCATCGCCAGATTTTCCACCAGTGAAATTACCGCTGCCTTGGCGGGGGCATAGGCCGCCTGCCCCAAATGCGCTTGCATCCCCGACATCGACGCGACGACGACAATCGTGCCCTTGGACGCCTTGAGCGCGGGATAAAACGCCTGTGCCAGAACGAAGGTTGAACGCACATTGAGGTTGAACATACGGTCCCATTCCTCAAGCGATTGCTCGGCCAAAGGCGCGGGTTTTCCGGCCCCGGCGTTTGAGACGAACACATCCAGCCCGCCCAAAAACCCAAGCGCCTTTGCCGCAATATCGCGCGCGACAGTGGCATCACCCAAATCTCCGGTCAAAAACAAAACCTCGGCCCCGTCATTTTCAAGATCGGCAATCAGTGCTGCGGGGGCGGGATTGCGCCCCGATGCCGTTGTCACAATCTTTGCAGGCGTGCCCGCAGCCTGCGCCTCCCGTGCCATTTGGCGCAATGTCGCGCCACCAATACCTTCGCTTCCACCTGTCAACATAATCCGCATGATCGTCCTCCCAGTCGCGCGTTTACGGCAGGATTTCAATTCCCCGACGGGACCGCAATGGACATTTCCCTAAGAGCCTTAAACCCTTCGTAAATATCCAAGATTTTTCACGCCCCGTGCATCGCGACCCCCGTCAAATCCCATCAACATGTCCCGGTCATATAGGAGAGGCATCGCAGATGAATTTCACAGGCAAGACGGTTGTGATCACCGGGGGCGCGGCCGGTATCGGTTGGGCCAGCGCCACACTTTTCGCCGCGCGGGGTGCCCGTGTCGCACTGCTTGATCTAAACGGCGATCTGGCCCAGCACCGCGCCGCAGAATTGGGACCGGATCATATTGGCCTTGGGGTCGATGTAACCAACGAGCAGGCGGTGATCTTGGCCTTGAGTCAGATCGGCCAGATCGACATTTTGGTCAACAACGCAGGTCTCGGCGACGTCAACACAGCCACGGTCGACCAAACCCTCGCCCATGTCCGGCGCTTGCTCGACATCCATCTTGCGGGCAGCTTTTTGATGAGCCGCGAAGTGGCACGGGGCATGATCGACAAAGGGTGCGGCGGGGCCATTGTCAACCTCGCCTCCATCGCAGCCCTCACTGGCTTACCCCGGCGCAATGCCTATGGCGCGGCCAAGGCGGGGCTTGTGGCGATGACAAAATCCATGGCCGCCGAATGGGGTCGTCAAAGTATTCGTGTCAACGCGGTGGCCCCAGGCTATGTCGCAACCGAGCTCGTGCGCGGATTGATCCGAGATGGGCTTTTGGCGGAAGACAAAATCCTCAAGCGCACCCCTTTGGGCCGGATGATCGACCCGTCTGAAATTGGCGAAGCGATTGCCTTTCTCGCCTCCGATGCCGCCTCTGCCATCACCGGCACCGTGCTTTCGGTCGATGCCGGTTGGATGGCCTATGGCGCCGCAGATGATCTTTAGCGCAGGGGGGAAACCGCAATCGGGCGCAGGATTTCGTGACGCGTCGCGCCTTGTGATGTGGCCATCGGATCGCCACCCCACAGCGTGACGGTATCGCCCGGTGTTTCACCGGAAATGACCCGCCAGCGGGCGACCAAGGGCTGATCGCTTTGCACCTCATTGCCAAAAGTCAGACTTTGAAGACCCGGCGCAAACAGCGGGCCGATCGCGTCATTCGGGTGCTGGGTTTTGCGTCCCGCCTCTGCCGCGTCCAAGGCTGCGCTGCCTTGCAATCGCGTCATCATCATATTGCGCTGCGTGACGATGAGCGGAAAGCCATATGGCACGAACCCCTCGGTCCAGTCACGATTCGCCGCAAACCCGACCCGCGCTGCGGCGCGTTCTTCAAGACTCTCGTAAATCCACAAATGGTAAAGCCGGTTGAGCGCGCCAGTGTCGGTCAGCCAATATCCCGCCATCGGCAAATGTGAGGTCAGCGCCTTCACCCCGCTACGCATCAGCAACGCCAAATACTCTGGCCCGGTGCCGGGTTTGAGGTCATAGACCCGCAGCTCGTAAATCATATCACCCTCCATATTGCGCCTGGACAATTCCACAGGAAACGACAGCGCAAAATGCAAAGAGCGCGGTTTGCCTTGGACGATTCATGCCTTTTTCCGCTCTGATTGATAGGTCTCACGATAAGCGCCGGGCGGCACCCCAACACGTTGCGAAAAGAAACGCGAAAAATAGGCCGGATCTTCGAAGCCAAGATCATATCCCACCTCAGCCACGGTCATCGTCATGTAGATCAAACACCGCTTGGCCTCGATCACCACCCGCTCATGCAAAAGCTGTGAGGCGGTTTTGCCCACCCGCGCTTTGCAGGCCAGATTGAGCCGTTGGATGGAAACACCCAGTTGAGAGGCATAAAATTCAAGCCCTTTCTCGGATTTGAAATGGGTCTCTAAGATTTCGCGATATCTGCACAGGAGATCATAATCACGGTCCACGCGCTGGGTTTCCTCGGCCCCGACCTCAAGCCGCAACCGCATCAGCGCCACGAGGATACGCTCGAACTGGGCCTTGATCGCCAAGCGCCGCCCCGGCGCAGTCCACGTATATTCGCGGCGCATCCAGTCGAAACTCTCGCGCAAGGTGCCACAATTTGGGTCACCCTCCGCCAAAGCATAGGCTGCGGGATGTTCCAAAGCATCGGCAAAGCGGGCATCGCCTTGGGTCGTTGCCTTGGCGTAGCTGCACGCGGCGGTGATCACAAAGCCATCCGTGCCCGGCAAAAACCGGATTTCATGCACCATCGCCACCGGGACGACCACCATTGCGGGCACCGGGATTGCATAGGTTTGGGATTCGATTTGAATCTCCCCGCCTCCCCGCTCCACGAACAAAAGTTGGACGTGATCCGGGTGGGCATGGGCGCGAATTGTCCAATCATTGGCCCCGGACCGATCGCGGATCGGTTCAACGTGAATGAAGTCAAGTTCCACCTCCGCAAGGGTATCCCCGTAAAGATAGTAGCGCGGAATCGGTTGATCTGCTGAGATCAGCATGGGTTGTATCCTCCTCTTTGCTCCCAGTTCCTCCTCCGGAAGCACTTGTGAATAGTGCAATGAATATCGGCGTCCGTCCATTCGCGCGACACAGGGCATTTGCCATATCTCAACCATGGGAGGCGGCTGATCCGCGCCGCACAATAGGAGGAGATACTATGCAAACGCGTCTCAGGGATGGCACAGAATGCGATGTCCTTGTCATCGGGTCGGGGGCGGGTGGGATGGCCACCGCAATCACCGCCGCCAAACAAGGACTTGATGTCATCATCATCGAAAAAGCCCCCGTCTTTGGTGGGACAACCGCCTTTTCCGGGGGCGTTGTGTGGATACCCGGCAACCCCAATTGCCCGCCGGGCGACATCGCCCGAGCGCGCGAGTATATGAAACACGAGACCGGAAATTTTTATGATGAGAGCGCGGTGAATGCCTATCTCGAGACCGGTGCCGAAATGCTTGCATTTTTTGAACGCGAAACCGAGGTCAAATTCAGCCCCTCGCTCTATCCCGACTATCACCCGGAAGCACCCGGCGGGGTCGACGTAGGTCGCTCCATCACGGCAACGCCCTATGACACCAGCGCGTTGGGGGAAAACCTCAAACGCCTGCGCCCGCCGCTGTCGACCATCACCTTCATGGGCATGATGTTCAATTCCTCGAATGCCGACATCAAACATTTCTTTAACGCGACCAAAAGCATCACCTCTTTCGCCTATGTCGCCAAACGCCTTGCCGCCCATGCCGCCGAAGTGGTCCGCTATGGTCGCGGCACGCATGTGACCTCGGGCAATGCTTTGGCGGCGCGGCTGGCAAAAAGCTGTTTTGATCTGAACATTCCAATCTACACCGACAGCCCCGCGCGGGAACTTTTGACCGAGAAAGGTGCCGTTGTTGGCGCAAAGATCAAAGGCCAGATCGGTGATGTGATTGTGCGAGCACGCAAAGGCGTGGTCTTGGCCGCAGGTGGCTTTGCCCATGACATTGCGAAAATCCGTGTGGCCTATCCACATCTCAAACGCGGCGGCGAACATCTCTCGCCCGTACCCGAAGACAACACAGGCGACGGCATTGATCTTGGCCGCACTGTCGGGGGCCAGTTTGAGGTGCGGTTCCCGGAAACCTCCGCCTGGATGCCGGTCTCGAAAGTGCCAACAAAAACTGGGTTCAAACCCTTTCCACATCTGATTGATCGTTACAAACCGGGCATCATCGGCGTGTTGAAATCCGGCAAACGCTTTACCAATGAAAGTGCCAGCTATCACGATGTCGGTGCCGCGATGATCAAAGCCTGCGAAGGTGAAACAGAGACCGCGTGTTGGCTGATTGCAGACCGTCCGACGATCCGCAAATACGGTCTTGGCTTTGCCAAACCTGCCCCGGTGCCACTCACGCCCTATCTGAAGAATGGCTATCTTGTCTCGGGCAAGACGCTTGAGGACTTGGCTCGAAACGCAGGGATAGACGCCAAGGGGCTTGTGGCAACGGTGGCCGCCTATAACAAAGATGCTGTGCGCGGCGAGGACCCCGAATTTGGCCGCGGAGCGACCAGTTTCAACCGCTATCTTGCCGACCCCGACGTACGCCCAAACCCCTGTGTCGCGCCCATCACCGAGGGGCCATTTTATGCGCTCAAACTCGTCATGGGCGATTTGGGCACGTTTGACGGGCTGGCCACCACGGTCGAAGGCCAAGTGCTCGACACCCAAGGCACACCGATTGACGGGCTTTATGCGGTGGGCAATGACCGTGCCTCGATCATGGGCGGTAACTACCCCGGTGCGGGGATCACGCTCGGCCCGGCGCTGACCTTTGGTTACATCACGGGCCGTCATCTGGCGGGAGTGGCCTGAATGAGCTGGATTGATTTTACAGGAAAAATCGTTGTCGTCACTGGCGGCTCGGGCGGGATTGGCCGGGCCATGTTGGACGCGTTCAAAGCCTTGGGGGCCACGGTGGTGGCCCTCGATTACCGCACAGAGGATGCCGAAGCGGCAGCCCATGCGGTTGGCGGATATGGCTTTGGCTGTGACGTGTCCGATCTGCGCTCTGTTGAGGCAGCGGCAGATCACATCGCCAAACTCGGTGGTGCGGATGTGTTGGTGAACAACGCCGGTATCCTGCGGCCCGGCCCGCTTGAGGATCTGGCGATTGAGGATTGGCAAGCCATGCTCAAGGTCAACTTGGACGGGTGTTTCATCACGGCTCAGAGTTTTGGCAAACAGATGATCGCCAAGGGCGTGGGCGCCTTGGTTCATGTCGCTTCGATTTCTGCCAGTCAGCCCCAGCCCTTTTCGGGCGCCTATTCGCCCGGTAAGGCCGGTGTAGCGATGCTGTCGCGGGCGCTGGCCTATGAATGGGGCCCAAAAGGCGTGCGCTCGAACGTGGTCTCTCCCGGTCTGGTTCTGACCCCGATGTCCGAGCCGTTCTATGCCAATCTTGAGGTCAAAGCCGCACGCGAGCGCCGTGTGCCGACAGGCCGCATTGGCACTGCACAAGACATGGCCAATGCGGCCGTCTTCCTCGCATCGGCGCGGGCATCCTATATCAATGGCCAGGAGATTGTGGTGGACGGGGGGTTGAGCCAAACCTTGATGGGGAGTGTCCCCCGCCCAGGATATACGCAATAGCGTCAAAAGTTGGGGGTGGCGATTACGCCACCTCCTCCATGTGACCACCGAGGAAAAGCTGGCCCACTCTGGGATCGTTGAGCAAAACATCGGCCCGCTCATGCATCCGCATTTGCCCCAGTTCCAACACGATCCCATCATCCGACATCGCAAGTGCGGCTTTGGCGTTTTGTTCGACCATCAGGATCGTCACGCCTTCGTCGCGCAGGGTTTTGAGGGTTTCAAACACCTCCTGCACCAGATTGGGCGACAGACCGATCGACGGCTCATCAATCAACACAAGTTTCGGGTCTAGAAGCAGAGAGCGCGCGATTTCGAGCTGCTTTTGCTGTCCGCCCGACAATTCAATCGCCTTACGGTCTTTGAATTTGCGCAGCATCGGGAATTGATCCATGACCAGTTCCATCCGGCGTTTCACGCTCGGTTGATCGGAGGAGGTGATCCCGCCCATTTCCAGATTATGCCACACAGAAAGCTGCGGGATGACATTGCGGCCTTGGGGAACATAGGTGACCCCATGACCGATCATCTGTTTCGGAGTCGAGCGTGTCACATCCTCACCATCAAACATGATAGAGCCCGATTGAATATCCAG comes from the Celeribacter baekdonensis genome and includes:
- a CDS encoding SDR family NAD(P)-dependent oxidoreductase is translated as MSWIDFTGKIVVVTGGSGGIGRAMLDAFKALGATVVALDYRTEDAEAAAHAVGGYGFGCDVSDLRSVEAAADHIAKLGGADVLVNNAGILRPGPLEDLAIEDWQAMLKVNLDGCFITAQSFGKQMIAKGVGALVHVASISASQPQPFSGAYSPGKAGVAMLSRALAYEWGPKGVRSNVVSPGLVLTPMSEPFYANLEVKAARERRVPTGRIGTAQDMANAAVFLASARASYINGQEIVVDGGLSQTLMGSVPRPGYTQ
- a CDS encoding ABC transporter ATP-binding protein; protein product: MLELKNLYGGYGKITILNGTTFSIPRGTITTVIGPNGAGKSTVFKAIFGMLDIQSGSIMFDGEDVTRSTPKQMIGHGVTYVPQGRNVIPQLSVWHNLEMGGITSSDQPSVKRRMELVMDQFPMLRKFKDRKAIELSGGQQKQLEIARSLLLDPKLVLIDEPSIGLSPNLVQEVFETLKTLRDEGVTILMVEQNAKAALAMSDDGIVLELGQMRMHERADVLLNDPRVGQLFLGGHMEEVA
- a CDS encoding helix-turn-helix domain-containing protein; this translates as MLISADQPIPRYYLYGDTLAEVELDFIHVEPIRDRSGANDWTIRAHAHPDHVQLLFVERGGGEIQIESQTYAIPVPAMVVVPVAMVHEIRFLPGTDGFVITAACSYAKATTQGDARFADALEHPAAYALAEGDPNCGTLRESFDWMRREYTWTAPGRRLAIKAQFERILVALMRLRLEVGAEETQRVDRDYDLLCRYREILETHFKSEKGLEFYASQLGVSIQRLNLACKARVGKTASQLLHERVVIEAKRCLIYMTMTVAEVGYDLGFEDPAYFSRFFSQRVGVPPGAYRETYQSERKKA
- a CDS encoding FAD-dependent oxidoreductase — its product is MQTRLRDGTECDVLVIGSGAGGMATAITAAKQGLDVIIIEKAPVFGGTTAFSGGVVWIPGNPNCPPGDIARAREYMKHETGNFYDESAVNAYLETGAEMLAFFERETEVKFSPSLYPDYHPEAPGGVDVGRSITATPYDTSALGENLKRLRPPLSTITFMGMMFNSSNADIKHFFNATKSITSFAYVAKRLAAHAAEVVRYGRGTHVTSGNALAARLAKSCFDLNIPIYTDSPARELLTEKGAVVGAKIKGQIGDVIVRARKGVVLAAGGFAHDIAKIRVAYPHLKRGGEHLSPVPEDNTGDGIDLGRTVGGQFEVRFPETSAWMPVSKVPTKTGFKPFPHLIDRYKPGIIGVLKSGKRFTNESASYHDVGAAMIKACEGETETACWLIADRPTIRKYGLGFAKPAPVPLTPYLKNGYLVSGKTLEDLARNAGIDAKGLVATVAAYNKDAVRGEDPEFGRGATSFNRYLADPDVRPNPCVAPITEGPFYALKLVMGDLGTFDGLATTVEGQVLDTQGTPIDGLYAVGNDRASIMGGNYPGAGITLGPALTFGYITGRHLAGVA